The genomic stretch GCCGGCGGCATGAGCTGGGCGGTGGCAGAGGCAGAGGCAGAGGAGGAGGCCGGGGGAGCGATGGGGCGAACTTCGGGCGCCCGCGATTAGGGCAGCACGCACGCTGGATGGATGAGACGGAAGGCTCTACTGCTCTGTTAATCAACACTTGTGATGCTCTCGAATCTCCTTTTCTCGAGTACCTTACAGGCCAAGCTGAGAAGCCCGTTTTCGGCGTGGGGCCGTTGCTGCCGGGGACGTTCTGGAAGTCAATTGGCTCAGTTGTTCGTGACCGAGACAGCAGGCCGTGGCGCGAAACGAACTACACGGAAGATGAGGTGATCCAATGGCTGGACTCGAAGCCTGGTGGCTCTGTCATCTACGTGTCGTTTGGTAGCGAGGTGGGCCCGTGTATGGAGGAGTATGATGAGCTGGCAGAGGCATTGGAAGAGACGGAGAAATCGTTTATATGGGTTATCCAGGCCGGAGCTGGACGGCCAGGCCCACCTGCGAGCCTTTTTGGTGGGAGAGCCACGCCAGATACTAAAGAAGGAGGGTACGAGCCCCGTGGCTTGGAAGAAAGGGTTGGGAAGAGAGGCCTTATCATAAAGGGATGGGCGCCACAGTTGTCAATACTCAGCCATCCCTCGACGGGAGGATTCTTGTCGCACTGTGGGTGGAATTCGACCATGGAGGCAATTGCTTGCGGCACCCCTATCATGGCCTGGCCAATCAGGGGAGACCAGTTTTACAATGCCAAGCTGGTTGTCAAGTATCATCATGTTGGCCATATGCTTCCTGGTATAGATGATCAAATGGAAATGGTGAAGAAGGGCAATATAATTCAAGGGATTAACCTGGTGATGGATGATGGAGAAGTTCGCGGTCGAGCAACTGCCTTGAGAAGAATCTTCGAGGGTGGTTATGGTTATCCCTCGAGTTCTGCTGCATCGGTCAAGGCATTGGTTGAGCTTATAAGAAAGTAGCCTGATTTCCCACCTATCAAACAGAGCATACATCAAGAATTTATGGAGTGATTATACTTTTTGTTAGTGTGAAGAAACCAGTTGCAGCATGTGTTTTCTGTTGACGTGCATCGTGTTTATGTAGTTAGTTCATCAAGGGTAGCAAGCTCTACCCGTTTTATACAATTGTTTGATTGTGTTTGCCTAGTTTGCTTTGAATTCTACAATACCACTGGCCCTAGAAGTAGTTCATCTAGGTAACGTTCACTTTGTTAGACAAGATAATTGAGAGATACACTATGGGATCACTGTGTCAAAATAAGTAGATATGTCACTGATATACTacaactaaaaaagaaaaatatggaTTATAAACCATTCTCCAAGTTTTCTTCAAAAGGAATTGTAATACTTTTAACTTTTAAGGAACTCAGATAATGTAAATATTCTAGTAATTCCTAAATAACTGtggcaagaaaaagaaaaataaccaAATATCCCATGCTCAATAAAGAAACAAACGAAGGTGATGTTGAGTGTTGCTGAAATAACTGtggcaagaaaaagaaaaaaaaagattagcTTACTAATTCGAAGTAAATTAAGTTCCAAAAATACACATCTGCAGAAAAACCAGTCAAGTTGTATATGCAACTATTCTCCAACCATTTCATGGAATATCTTTCACATAAGTAAAGTATAGCTAAGGATTGAAGTTTCTAGGATGattaaagagaaaaatggaaaaaggaaacaTAACGAAGCATAAATAAAAATGGCTAacaagaagagaaaaaatataagAGTAAACACTATAATGCTGAATTGCTGATAAACAAGATCCTTAACTATTCAGAAATCAAAGACCAGAGGATGAATACCGAAGCGACCTAATCAACAAATACACGCACcaattatactccatatagaAACCTGAAACTGGGGAATGTGAACAATGCATCTTATCTCCGATAactaaaaaagaagaaaatcatGAGCGGTGGGTTAAATTAGCTCAAAACTCCAATATAAATAATTGAGAGAGAGATCGAAGAAAGTAACAAAAAGAAGCTgaaaatcaaatttcaaaaattgCTCAGAAGCTTAAAAAGCAAAAACAACAATCAGAAAATTTTCTGTATTTGTTACTAATCTGGGAGCACTCCACACtcaggaaaaaaagaaaaagaaaatttggtTCAAATCAAAAGGAATTCCCTTTGTCACTTGTGGAGAAGGATGGGGAATTCTCACGGAACAATAAAGT from Salvia splendens isolate huo1 chromosome 15, SspV2, whole genome shotgun sequence encodes the following:
- the LOC121768885 gene encoding UDP-glycosyltransferase 73B4-like, whose translation is MGGATKDVLIVPFFGQGHLFPCAELCTHISSYNCNSIFIIPSHLSSSIPSDLHLNPSIEVVQIESSEETLPRDATDGDWPAPGPHHHRQLCQGIESFLSGRFENSPPAFVVMDVMMNWSKHIFKKANIPIVSFFTSGACAAAMEYAAWKAHVDNIGPDPARMLPGLPDSMALSYSDTRRQDRRRHELGGGRGRGRGGGRGSDGANFGRPRLGQHARWMDETEGSTALLINTCDALESPFLEYLTGQAEKPVFGVGPLLPGTFWKSIGSVVRDRDSRPWRETNYTEDEVIQWLDSKPGGSVIYVSFGSEVGPCMEEYDELAEALEETEKSFIWVIQAGAGRPGPPASLFGGRATPDTKEGGYEPRGLEERVGKRGLIIKGWAPQLSILSHPSTGGFLSHCGWNSTMEAIACGTPIMAWPIRGDQFYNAKLVVKYHHVGHMLPGIDDQMEMVKKGNIIQGINLVMDDGEVRGRATALRRIFEGGYGYPSSSAASVKALVELIRK